In a single window of the Synechococcus sp. MW101C3 genome:
- a CDS encoding WD40 repeat domain-containing protein, which yields MTSTQPLVRERLCGELQQAITALSWSADGEFLAIATAGGELLLLDFRAGCEELLQGLSDTSLDAIGFSADGQFLMAVGQAGELLLWELGGSGVRPIAFAPQPLGAGWLDAAAWQPRGLLLAVAAGRRVRLWDGALRQWRPDSLELPGTAQCLAWSADGRRLAASCHGELALWQPLDPATPAPRRAPTESVGLSLAFSPVGELLACGQMDRSLLLWPEAGEGRPWQFSGFPAKVRALAWSDQPGKLAPALAVAAADHVVLWEQRDRSEQGWQPEPLLWHQQRVTALAFAPGSRLLASASADGSVGLWDGRGRLLQALEGEGQGFQALAWRPDGLHLAAGGDQGRWWLWPVTLPDRPRQRRSGGTGFG from the coding sequence ATGACCTCAACGCAGCCCCTGGTGCGGGAGCGGCTCTGCGGGGAGCTGCAGCAGGCGATCACGGCGCTGAGCTGGTCGGCGGATGGCGAGTTTCTGGCGATCGCCACGGCCGGCGGCGAACTGCTGCTGCTTGATTTCCGCGCCGGCTGCGAAGAGCTGCTGCAGGGCCTGAGCGACACCAGCCTCGATGCGATCGGCTTCAGCGCCGACGGGCAGTTCCTGATGGCGGTGGGCCAGGCCGGCGAGCTGTTGCTGTGGGAGCTGGGCGGCTCCGGGGTGCGGCCGATCGCCTTCGCGCCGCAGCCGCTCGGCGCCGGCTGGCTGGATGCGGCGGCGTGGCAGCCCAGGGGGCTGCTGCTGGCAGTGGCCGCCGGCCGCCGGGTACGGCTCTGGGATGGGGCGCTGCGCCAGTGGCGCCCCGACAGCCTCGAGCTGCCCGGCACCGCCCAATGCCTGGCCTGGAGTGCCGACGGCAGGCGGCTGGCGGCCAGCTGCCACGGCGAGCTGGCGCTGTGGCAACCGCTCGATCCGGCCACACCGGCTCCCCGGCGCGCCCCCACCGAATCGGTGGGGCTGTCCCTGGCCTTCTCGCCGGTGGGCGAGCTGCTGGCCTGCGGCCAGATGGACCGCTCCCTGCTGCTCTGGCCCGAGGCAGGCGAGGGGCGGCCGTGGCAGTTCAGCGGCTTCCCGGCCAAGGTGCGCGCACTGGCCTGGAGCGATCAGCCCGGGAAGCTGGCACCTGCGCTGGCGGTGGCCGCCGCCGACCACGTGGTGCTGTGGGAGCAGCGCGACCGCAGCGAACAGGGCTGGCAGCCCGAACCGCTGCTGTGGCACCAGCAACGCGTCACGGCCCTGGCCTTCGCGCCCGGCAGCCGCCTGCTGGCCAGTGCCTCCGCTGACGGCAGCGTGGGCCTCTGGGATGGCCGCGGCCGTCTGCTGCAGGCACTGGAAGGGGAAGGCCAGGGCTTCCAGGCGCTGGCCTGGCGCCCCGACGGCCTGCACCTGGCGGCCGGCGGCGACCAGGGCCGCTGGTGGCTGTGGCCGGTGACCCTGCCCGACAGGCCACGTCAGCGACGCTCGGGCGGAACCGGGTTTGGTTGA
- a CDS encoding triacylglycerol lipase, giving the protein MPLPRQPILLLGGFLISAEAYAPMVARLQELSGQPVQLVAVGKPEWLLTVFAFAWARILDRVAAAAAELAQQSPTGRVTLIGHSSGGIMLRLFLDHAPFQGRTYDGKALADTLVMLGSPHTALKATVLRELVQQRLPGSPFADRVQYVSVAGDLDLATASPLAQRLAPTAYRNSTGDAADRGDGLVPVASALLAGSTPLVLAGVAHGGAFGPCWYGSPEVVECWWELAQPAASSSSASGTKL; this is encoded by the coding sequence ATGCCCCTTCCCCGCCAACCGATCCTGCTGCTCGGCGGCTTTCTGATCAGCGCCGAGGCCTATGCGCCGATGGTGGCCCGGTTGCAGGAGCTGAGCGGTCAGCCCGTGCAGCTGGTGGCGGTGGGCAAGCCCGAATGGCTGCTCACCGTGTTCGCCTTCGCCTGGGCGCGCATTCTCGATCGGGTCGCCGCCGCCGCTGCGGAGCTGGCGCAGCAATCCCCCACCGGCAGGGTCACCCTGATCGGCCACAGCTCCGGCGGCATCATGCTGCGCCTCTTCCTCGATCACGCCCCCTTCCAGGGCCGCACCTACGACGGCAAGGCCCTGGCCGACACGCTCGTGATGCTGGGCAGTCCCCACACCGCCCTCAAGGCCACGGTGCTGCGTGAGCTGGTGCAGCAGCGCCTGCCCGGGTCGCCCTTCGCCGATCGGGTGCAGTACGTGTCGGTGGCGGGAGATCTGGATCTGGCCACCGCCAGCCCGCTGGCCCAGCGCCTGGCCCCCACGGCTTACCGCAACAGCACCGGTGATGCCGCCGATCGCGGCGACGGTCTGGTGCCGGTGGCCTCCGCCCTGCTGGCCGGCTCCACCCCGCTGGTGCTGGCGGGCGTGGCCCATGGCGGTGCCTTCGGGCCGTGCTGGTACGGCAGCCCGGAGGTGGTGGAGTGCTGGTGGGAGCTGGCTCAGCCCGCCGCCTCCAGCAGCTCCGCCAGCGGCACGAAGCTGTAG
- a CDS encoding ABC transporter substrate-binding protein has translation MFQRRALAAPAAFALVVMGCQKPELVTIPIASWPGFEYFHLAHVKQLDQKAGLELNTLGFPDPQDIVKAFEEGRFPIAQLTTVEAVDICSRQPKRCPVVVLILDESNGADKVAVRRSVGTIPALRGKRVAVTPSTLGPFVLSRALARHGMSLADVRIVAVPLADMGRRLVNGQIDGAAFFPPFSDAVLASGEAVTAFSSAEIPGEIFDVLVVDPQYYRTNLHVLGRLVRVWQQAHDLAARDPEAKDIMASRDNVSVEMFRQTEKGLLYRSLLEQRPMLLPGGKLERNLAGVLAVQKQLGLIRGRVPLPRVSTEPLDLALK, from the coding sequence ATGTTCCAGCGTCGAGCGCTCGCGGCACCGGCAGCCTTTGCGCTCGTTGTGATGGGCTGCCAGAAGCCCGAGTTGGTCACGATTCCAATCGCCAGTTGGCCCGGGTTTGAGTATTTCCACCTTGCCCATGTGAAGCAGCTGGATCAGAAAGCGGGGCTCGAACTCAACACCCTGGGCTTCCCTGACCCTCAGGACATCGTCAAGGCCTTTGAAGAGGGCCGCTTCCCCATCGCGCAGCTCACCACAGTGGAAGCTGTGGACATCTGCAGCCGCCAGCCGAAACGCTGCCCGGTGGTGGTGCTGATCCTCGATGAATCCAACGGCGCTGACAAGGTGGCGGTGCGCCGCTCAGTCGGCACGATCCCTGCCCTGCGGGGCAAACGCGTGGCCGTCACCCCCAGCACCCTCGGCCCGTTTGTGCTGAGCAGGGCGTTGGCCCGTCATGGCATGAGCCTGGCGGATGTGCGCATCGTGGCCGTGCCCCTGGCCGACATGGGGCGCCGTCTGGTGAACGGGCAGATCGATGGGGCGGCCTTCTTTCCTCCCTTCAGCGATGCGGTGCTGGCCAGTGGTGAGGCGGTGACGGCCTTCTCCAGTGCGGAGATTCCCGGCGAGATTTTTGATGTGCTGGTGGTGGATCCGCAGTACTACCGCACCAACCTGCACGTGCTGGGGCGCCTGGTGCGGGTGTGGCAGCAGGCCCACGACCTGGCGGCTCGCGATCCAGAAGCGAAGGACATCATGGCCAGTCGGGATAATGTGAGCGTGGAGATGTTCAGGCAAACGGAAAAAGGCCTGCTCTATCGCTCACTGTTGGAGCAGCGGCCCATGCTGTTGCCTGGCGGCAAGCTTGAACGCAACCTCGCCGGCGTCCTCGCCGTGCAGAAGCAGCTGGGTTTGATTCGTGGTCGCGTGCCCCTGCCGAGGGTGAGCACGGAGCCGCTCGATCTCGCCCTGAAATGA
- a CDS encoding chlorophyll a/b-binding protein — MAPDSFQYEPLERFGEGLTTRRPWNTAALAGVELLNGRVAMLGFAAALIGEAITGLGPAGQLLALLRWYLR; from the coding sequence ATGGCTCCCGACTCCTTCCAGTATGAGCCGCTCGAGCGCTTCGGCGAGGGGCTCACCACCCGCCGGCCCTGGAACACAGCGGCCCTGGCCGGGGTGGAACTGCTCAATGGCCGCGTGGCCATGCTCGGCTTCGCGGCGGCCCTGATCGGTGAGGCGATCACCGGCCTGGGGCCCGCCGGCCAGTTGCTGGCGCTGCTGCGCTGGTATCTGCGCTGA
- a CDS encoding fructokinase: protein MTLTTPQRPHAHTDVVAFSQALHDAEEAPTADAKAAAAHTPQAHNEDADNEDTRDQDAPGAGGHTPAGLTEAMLPEINESFWLLITSDALLGASQHQVLQMVLNRTAPSSVLVALDVNWQAEHWGLPPEAGPTAEVLRRFQPLAEAAALIRCTSQEAEAFFFSRDPERIKERLAHRPAVLVTDPAGVIRWSIGGHCGRIAAGLVQNPDIFLAEMLENLCANPQLLATAGRGIQAIADPDRLCEQLRKAAAASGERHQEARPLVAMA, encoded by the coding sequence TTGACCCTCACCACACCCCAACGTCCTCACGCTCACACCGACGTGGTGGCCTTCTCCCAGGCACTCCATGACGCAGAGGAGGCCCCCACCGCAGACGCCAAAGCCGCAGCGGCCCACACCCCACAGGCCCACAACGAAGACGCTGACAACGAAGACACCCGCGACCAGGACGCTCCCGGCGCGGGTGGCCACACGCCGGCCGGCCTCACCGAAGCGATGCTGCCGGAGATCAACGAATCGTTCTGGCTGCTGATCACCAGCGACGCCCTGCTCGGCGCCAGCCAGCACCAGGTGCTGCAGATGGTGCTCAACCGCACGGCACCCAGCAGCGTGCTGGTAGCGCTGGATGTGAACTGGCAGGCGGAGCACTGGGGTCTGCCCCCTGAAGCGGGGCCCACGGCGGAGGTGCTGCGGCGCTTCCAGCCGCTGGCGGAGGCCGCCGCCTTGATCCGCTGCACGTCGCAGGAGGCGGAGGCCTTCTTCTTCAGCCGTGATCCCGAGCGCATCAAGGAGCGGCTGGCGCACCGCCCGGCGGTGCTGGTCACCGATCCGGCAGGTGTGATCCGCTGGAGCATTGGCGGCCACTGCGGGCGCATCGCGGCGGGGCTGGTGCAGAACCCGGACATTTTCTTGGCCGAGATGCTCGAAAACCTCTGCGCCAACCCCCAGCTGCTGGCCACCGCCGGCCGGGGCATCCAGGCCATCGCCGATCCTGATCGGCTCTGCGAGCAACTGCGCAAGGCGGCTGCCGCCTCAGGGGAGCGCCACCAGGAGGCTCGCCCCCTGGTGGCCATGGCCTGA
- a CDS encoding response regulator, whose amino-acid sequence MTRPEPTIQTWRERLSALTLSSRLTVLLLGVGLTPMVFSQVVALNAYRERILSQHLDATEQMANGKVEQLQAMLTSKGLELDELAMELHRQPATLQRNLAQQSARLGFDELLLIDRRSGQVIGAAVDLALIGESPADRLLRDCGFNKVVEGMGTWSHLTVLPFKHDPCTEGTATWMAVPLKDRANQNLLLLGRLEAASFREVINRRYERLSHGAEAHLVIEQRRGDGWQFLSVPMGQATEDSEALNYRPTLSGGLTFSERQLGNGGAGYLRTGSGTLKLGAWRQIPQSDVAVLVTIPEEEPRLDSQLLTQQLLMVLAATAILVTMAGVGLGRRLAGPIQKLHQAIQGFDPADEASLTPVVVSGHDEIASLASTINALALRIKERTSNLRETKEQLHAYIQTAQTTLLALDFEGRVTLLNSSGCELIGIASDSWSGLNWLTDVVDPADQPLLRRWLNEAAASRLPPEGALEYRVCTNQRGTRFMRWHLSLLDGADGQPIALLGSGEDITRLRAQKIQLEQARQEAEEANRAKSEFLSRMSHELRTPMNAIIGLSHLALRTGLNPHQRDYLQKISNAGQGLLGIINDILDFSKIEAGKLTLEAVDFQLDAVLSDVATLIADRIFAKGVELLFRVDDDVPTCLNGDPLRLTQVLLNLLSNAAKFTEQGQIQLQVSVGEQQPQQVEVELVFRVQDTGIGMTEAQMGNLFQAFTQAEPSTTRRYGGTGLGLSICQRLLELMDGSITVSSVPGEGSCFTARCRFHLGACATPRALPEALSQVRVLVVDDNPVAREVITQLLHPLTLCCDATGSGAEALAMVHQATAHQQPYGLVLLDWQLGDQLDGLQVAADIRANPVIQQPRILLITAYGGEDTCQLTPPGLLDGILCKPVRSSELMDHLTAMFGGGDSAGSAAAAAYTQGQELAWGLQGLKMLVVEDNPINQQIAAELLTIAGVQVSTARNGVEALAWLEQQPLPPCDLVLMDLNMPEMDGWECTRRLRADARWQQLPVLAMTAHAMQPERDRCMRIGMQDLITKPIDPDHLYERLHHWSGRHCQGPGEPAPASAQPAIPQPAPTDEESPPQHPGLDSSELNGAEQGDSELNSLALEGFDLPGALRRVAGNRALYCQLLQSLVHTQADAAQRLEAALKSNNLKEAALIVHALRGVSANLGATSLAEAATRLELELNQQLCHSHTRQTFEVQLQLTMACIRAAFAMESAEGTAPSQEGTGTAVLSLEQQHLLGKLDTLLAAFDGEALDFISQHREALITTLGSAGFERMAAELMRFDFSEARRAVQLRVPPLLQA is encoded by the coding sequence ATGACACGCCCGGAGCCCACCATCCAGACCTGGCGTGAGCGGTTGAGCGCTCTTACGCTCTCCAGCCGGCTCACCGTGCTGCTGCTGGGTGTGGGGCTCACCCCGATGGTGTTCTCCCAGGTGGTAGCGCTCAACGCCTACCGGGAGCGCATCCTCAGCCAGCATCTGGATGCCACCGAGCAGATGGCCAACGGCAAGGTGGAGCAGTTGCAGGCCATGCTCACCAGCAAGGGCCTCGAGCTTGATGAGTTGGCCATGGAACTCCATAGGCAGCCTGCAACGCTCCAGCGGAATTTGGCACAGCAGTCTGCACGGCTCGGTTTTGATGAACTGTTGCTGATCGATCGCCGCTCAGGCCAGGTCATCGGCGCAGCGGTGGATCTCGCCCTGATCGGCGAATCCCCAGCGGACCGGCTCCTGCGCGACTGCGGCTTCAACAAGGTGGTGGAAGGAATGGGCACCTGGAGCCACCTGACGGTGCTGCCCTTCAAGCACGATCCCTGCACGGAGGGAACAGCCACCTGGATGGCCGTGCCGCTGAAGGACCGCGCCAATCAGAATCTGCTGCTGCTGGGGCGGTTGGAGGCGGCGTCCTTCCGCGAGGTGATCAACAGGCGTTATGAGCGACTGAGTCACGGCGCTGAGGCGCATCTGGTGATCGAACAACGCCGGGGCGACGGGTGGCAGTTCCTCTCCGTGCCGATGGGGCAGGCCACCGAGGACTCCGAGGCCCTGAACTACCGACCGACTTTGAGCGGTGGTCTGACGTTTTCGGAGCGCCAACTGGGCAACGGCGGGGCCGGCTACCTGCGCACCGGCAGCGGCACATTGAAGCTCGGTGCCTGGCGGCAGATCCCGCAGAGTGATGTGGCGGTGCTCGTCACCATCCCCGAGGAAGAACCACGGCTCGACAGCCAGTTGCTCACCCAGCAGTTGCTGATGGTGCTGGCGGCCACTGCCATCCTGGTGACGATGGCCGGCGTGGGGCTCGGCCGGCGCCTGGCGGGCCCGATCCAGAAGCTGCACCAGGCGATTCAGGGGTTCGATCCTGCCGATGAAGCCAGCCTCACCCCAGTGGTGGTGAGCGGCCACGATGAGATCGCCTCCCTGGCCAGCACCATCAATGCGTTGGCCCTGCGCATCAAGGAGCGCACCAGCAACCTGCGCGAAACCAAGGAGCAACTGCACGCTTACATCCAGACGGCGCAAACCACCCTGCTGGCGCTTGATTTCGAGGGCCGCGTCACCCTGCTCAACAGCAGCGGCTGTGAGCTGATCGGCATCGCCTCCGATTCCTGGAGCGGCCTCAACTGGCTCACCGATGTGGTGGATCCCGCGGATCAGCCGTTGCTGCGCCGCTGGCTCAACGAGGCGGCCGCCTCCAGGCTGCCCCCCGAGGGAGCGTTGGAGTACCGCGTCTGCACCAACCAACGCGGCACCCGCTTCATGCGTTGGCACCTGAGCCTGCTCGATGGCGCCGACGGCCAACCGATTGCCCTTCTGGGCTCCGGGGAAGACATCACCCGCCTGCGCGCCCAGAAAATCCAGCTGGAGCAGGCGCGCCAGGAGGCGGAGGAAGCGAACAGGGCCAAGAGCGAGTTCCTCTCACGCATGAGCCATGAGTTGCGCACCCCCATGAACGCGATCATCGGCTTGTCGCATCTGGCGCTGCGAACGGGGCTCAACCCGCACCAGCGCGACTACCTGCAGAAAATCAGCAACGCAGGCCAGGGGTTGCTGGGGATCATCAACGACATCCTTGATTTCTCCAAGATCGAGGCCGGCAAACTCACGCTTGAGGCCGTCGATTTCCAGCTCGATGCGGTGCTCTCCGATGTGGCCACCCTGATCGCCGACAGGATCTTCGCCAAGGGCGTTGAACTCCTCTTCCGCGTCGACGACGACGTGCCCACCTGCCTCAACGGCGATCCGCTGCGCCTCACCCAGGTGCTGCTCAACCTGCTCTCCAATGCCGCCAAGTTCACCGAGCAGGGCCAGATCCAGCTGCAGGTGAGCGTCGGCGAGCAGCAACCTCAGCAGGTGGAGGTGGAGCTGGTGTTCCGCGTGCAGGACACCGGCATCGGCATGACCGAAGCCCAGATGGGCAACCTGTTCCAGGCCTTCACCCAGGCAGAGCCGTCCACCACGCGCCGGTACGGCGGCACCGGCCTGGGCCTGAGCATCTGCCAGCGGTTGCTGGAGCTGATGGACGGCTCCATCACGGTGAGCAGCGTGCCTGGTGAGGGGTCCTGTTTCACTGCCCGCTGCCGTTTTCACCTCGGTGCTTGCGCCACCCCGCGGGCGTTGCCGGAGGCCCTGAGCCAGGTGCGCGTGCTGGTGGTGGATGACAACCCCGTAGCCCGCGAGGTGATCACACAACTGCTGCACCCGCTCACCCTGTGCTGCGATGCCACTGGCAGCGGCGCCGAAGCCCTGGCCATGGTGCACCAAGCCACCGCCCACCAGCAGCCCTATGGCCTGGTCCTGCTGGATTGGCAACTCGGCGATCAGTTGGATGGCCTGCAGGTGGCCGCAGACATCCGCGCCAACCCGGTGATCCAGCAGCCGAGGATCTTGCTGATCACGGCCTACGGCGGCGAAGACACCTGCCAGCTCACCCCTCCGGGGCTGCTGGATGGAATCCTGTGCAAGCCGGTCCGCTCCTCTGAGCTGATGGACCATCTCACTGCCATGTTCGGCGGCGGCGACAGCGCGGGATCGGCGGCGGCGGCCGCCTACACACAGGGCCAGGAGCTGGCGTGGGGCCTGCAGGGCCTGAAGATGCTGGTGGTGGAAGACAATCCGATCAATCAGCAGATCGCCGCAGAGTTGCTCACCATCGCCGGCGTGCAGGTGAGCACGGCCCGCAATGGCGTGGAGGCTCTCGCCTGGCTGGAGCAGCAGCCGCTTCCCCCCTGCGACCTGGTGCTGATGGATCTGAACATGCCCGAAATGGATGGCTGGGAATGCACCCGTCGCCTCCGTGCCGATGCCCGCTGGCAGCAGCTGCCCGTGCTCGCCATGACCGCCCACGCCATGCAGCCGGAGCGCGACCGTTGCATGCGCATCGGCATGCAGGACCTCATCACCAAACCGATCGATCCGGACCACCTCTACGAACGGCTGCACCACTGGAGCGGCCGCCACTGTCAGGGCCCAGGCGAACCAGCTCCAGCCTCTGCCCAGCCGGCCATCCCCCAGCCCGCGCCAACCGATGAAGAATCACCGCCGCAGCATCCGGGACTGGATAGCTCGGAGCTGAATGGTGCGGAGCAGGGAGATTCGGAGCTGAATAGTCTGGCCCTGGAAGGCTTTGATCTGCCAGGAGCGCTCAGGCGGGTGGCTGGCAACCGCGCTCTTTACTGTCAGCTGCTGCAGAGCCTGGTGCACACCCAGGCGGATGCGGCCCAGCGGCTGGAGGCCGCCCTTAAGAGCAACAATCTGAAGGAGGCGGCACTGATCGTGCACGCCCTCAGAGGGGTGTCCGCCAATCTGGGGGCCACCTCCCTGGCGGAGGCCGCCACGCGGCTGGAGCTCGAACTCAACCAGCAGCTCTGCCACAGCCACACCAGGCAGACCTTTGAGGTTCAGCTGCAGCTCACCATGGCGTGCATCCGCGCGGCCTTCGCGATGGAGTCGGCAGAGGGCACCGCCCCCTCACAGGAAGGGACGGGAACAGCAGTGCTGAGCCTGGAGCAGCAGCACCTGCTGGGGAAGCTCGATACTCTGCTGGCCGCCTTTGATGGGGAAGCCCTGGACTTCATCAGCCAGCACCGCGAGGCCCTGATCACGACCCTGGGATCGGCGGGCTTTGAGCGCATGGCCGCTGAGCTGATGCGCTTTGATTTCTCAGAGGCGCGCAGGGCCGTGCAGCTACGCGTTCCTCCCTTGCTGCAGGCCTGA
- a CDS encoding pentapeptide repeat-containing protein, with protein MTPPADERPAMPFHSHAFWAGVRDLPALQLLIAAGITLLALVLGFSWLALAAALVSLVLALVRLAPPLWSQLRARLDDEATVQTVALLTLVLALVVLSVLFGWWDPLVRVYRSGDWEAIGAIGEGVIGAFGQILVAFVALVIAWRQFQVDQRLTTQQNRITQGQTIDSFIQGISELISDEDGLLEDWPLERMLAEGRLAAVLGSIESQGKARILRFLSHARLLTPLRRDHRLGRAILDGEGNYEEDRLSGVPVINLHQVLRGVDLSDTDLRGIDFNGADLRGTNLSNCDLSEANLAGTNLCGANLDGAKVEGTRFFFGQPASATPTDGQWALNLETGEGSGAQVINANFSDLRQLGDEARIYLASWSGPRSRKTLPGGVKGIPNRLERPLPALPSDR; from the coding sequence ATGACCCCGCCGGCTGATGAACGCCCAGCGATGCCCTTCCACAGCCATGCCTTCTGGGCGGGCGTGAGAGATCTGCCGGCGTTGCAGCTGCTGATCGCCGCGGGGATCACCCTGCTGGCCCTGGTGCTGGGCTTCTCCTGGCTGGCCCTGGCGGCGGCGCTGGTGAGCCTGGTGTTGGCGCTGGTGCGATTGGCGCCTCCTCTATGGAGCCAGCTGCGCGCCCGCCTCGACGACGAGGCCACGGTTCAGACCGTGGCGCTGCTGACGCTGGTGCTGGCGCTGGTGGTGCTGTCGGTGCTGTTCGGCTGGTGGGATCCGTTGGTGCGGGTCTACCGCAGCGGTGACTGGGAGGCGATCGGCGCCATCGGGGAGGGGGTGATCGGCGCCTTCGGGCAGATCCTGGTGGCGTTCGTGGCCCTGGTGATCGCCTGGCGCCAGTTCCAGGTGGATCAACGGCTCACCACCCAGCAGAACCGGATCACCCAGGGGCAGACGATCGACAGCTTCATCCAGGGCATCTCCGAGCTGATCAGCGATGAAGACGGACTCCTGGAGGACTGGCCGTTGGAGCGGATGCTGGCGGAGGGGCGGCTGGCGGCGGTGCTTGGCAGCATCGAAAGCCAGGGCAAGGCCCGCATCCTGCGCTTCCTCTCCCACGCCCGCCTGCTCACGCCCCTGCGCCGCGACCACCGCCTCGGCCGGGCCATCCTCGATGGCGAGGGCAACTACGAGGAAGACCGGCTCAGCGGGGTGCCGGTGATCAACCTGCACCAGGTGCTGCGGGGCGTGGACCTTTCCGACACCGACCTGCGCGGCATTGATTTCAACGGCGCCGACCTGCGCGGCACCAACCTGAGCAACTGCGATCTGAGCGAGGCGAATCTGGCCGGCACCAATCTGTGCGGCGCCAATCTCGACGGCGCAAAGGTGGAGGGCACCCGCTTCTTCTTCGGCCAGCCGGCCAGCGCCACCCCCACCGACGGCCAATGGGCCCTGAACCTGGAGACGGGCGAAGGCTCGGGGGCCCAGGTGATCAATGCCAACTTCTCCGACCTGCGCCAACTGGGCGACGAGGCGCGGATCTACCTCGCCTCCTGGAGCGGCCCCCGTTCCCGCAAAACCCTGCCCGGTGGCGTGAAGGGCATCCCCAACCGGCTGGAACGCCCGCTGCCGGCGCTGCCATCAGATCGGTAA
- the cax gene encoding calcium/proton exchanger: MTIRRVASIGLLAMVPVSIAAEALHWGDLAVFVTSAVAILPLAIWLSTATEELSLVFGPSIGALLNAVFGNATELIIALVALKAGLVDIVKASITGTVMANLLLALGLSMLVGGIGRQEQEFKPVVARVNGSAMTLAVLAILIPSLAVLSGGQEAESTEPFGAFVAWVLLGVYALTLLFSLRTHRGLYEVAEAELGEDQLHAPNPWVWLTVLVAATVALAYESELFVGVIETVTEGFGLSALFTGVVLLPLLGGTAEYLTAVSMARKNKMDLSVSVALGSTLLVALLVVPALVLIGPLLGHPLPLSFDVYELVAVITAVVVSNLVTIDGRSDWLEGVLLLAAYLILAAGFYFQSA, from the coding sequence ATGACCATCCGCCGGGTTGCCTCGATCGGGTTGCTGGCGATGGTGCCGGTCTCGATCGCGGCGGAAGCGCTGCACTGGGGTGACCTGGCGGTGTTCGTCACCTCGGCGGTGGCGATTCTGCCCCTGGCCATCTGGCTGAGCACCGCCACCGAAGAGCTCTCGCTGGTGTTCGGCCCCTCGATCGGGGCCCTGCTCAATGCCGTCTTCGGCAACGCCACCGAGCTGATCATTGCCCTGGTGGCGCTCAAGGCCGGCCTGGTGGACATCGTCAAGGCCAGCATCACCGGCACGGTGATGGCCAACCTGCTGCTGGCGCTGGGCCTCTCGATGCTGGTGGGGGGCATCGGACGGCAGGAGCAGGAGTTCAAGCCGGTGGTGGCCCGGGTGAACGGCTCCGCCATGACCCTGGCGGTGCTGGCAATCCTGATTCCAAGCCTGGCGGTGCTCTCGGGCGGCCAGGAGGCGGAGAGCACCGAACCGTTCGGGGCCTTCGTGGCCTGGGTGCTGCTGGGCGTGTACGCCCTCACCCTGCTGTTCTCGCTGCGCACGCACCGTGGCCTCTATGAGGTGGCGGAGGCAGAGCTGGGCGAAGACCAGCTCCATGCCCCGAATCCGTGGGTATGGCTGACGGTGCTGGTGGCGGCCACCGTCGCCCTGGCCTACGAATCTGAGCTGTTCGTGGGCGTGATCGAAACCGTCACCGAAGGCTTCGGCCTCTCCGCCCTGTTCACGGGGGTGGTGCTGCTGCCGCTGCTGGGGGGCACGGCCGAATACCTCACGGCCGTTTCGATGGCCCGCAAGAACAAGATGGATCTGTCGGTGTCGGTGGCGCTGGGCTCCACCCTGCTGGTGGCGCTGCTGGTGGTGCCGGCGCTGGTGCTGATCGGACCCCTGCTGGGCCACCCCCTGCCTCTGAGCTTTGATGTCTACGAGTTGGTGGCGGTGATCACGGCGGTGGTGGTGAGCAACCTGGTAACCATCGATGGTCGCTCCGACTGGCTGGAAGGCGTGCTGCTGCTGGCGGCCTACCTGATCCTGGCGGCCGGCTTCTACTTCCAGTCGGCCTGA